A genomic segment from Abyssibacter profundi encodes:
- the tkt gene encoding transketolase, producing MADSTSPRLRANAIRALAMDAVQAANSGHPGMPMGMADIAEVLWRDVLKHNPNNPAWADRDRFVLSNGHGSMLLYAVLHLTGYDLGIDDLKAFRQLHSRTPGHPEYAETPGVETTTGPLGQGIANGVGMALAERLLAAEFNLDGHDIVDHHTYVFLGDGCLMEGISHEACSLAGTLGLGKLIALYDDNGISIDGSVDGWFRDDTPARFESYGWQVIRNVDGHDAEAVRAALAKAQAETGKPTLICCKTIIGFGATNAGSADTHGAPLGGDGITAARSTLGWDGEAFEIPEVVRTAWDRREQGAAAEAAWNERLAAYRAAHPDKAAEFERRMAGDLPADLVDKLARLVEDVQANGKKNATRKASQAVLNAIAPGMPELLGGSADLTGSNGTIWKGVEPVTPETVKGQYVNYGVREFGMTAIGNGARLHGGFLPFSGTFLTFSDYARNAVRLAALMRIRNILVYTHDSIGLGEDGPTHQPIEHIGSLRLMPNLDVWRPCDDVETAVAWESALLRQDGPTALALTRQNVEHQPRTAEQLADVRRGAYTLWEPDAEPVAVVIATGSEVELAVAAAQALSAEGTPTRVVSMPCEEVFLRQTPEYQQRVLPAAVTTRVAIEAGSTGTWWRWVGATGAVIGIDSFGVSAPAGDAYQHFDLTTDRITNTVRDLLN from the coding sequence ATGGCTGACTCCACGTCCCCGCGTCTTCGCGCCAACGCCATCCGCGCTCTGGCCATGGACGCCGTCCAGGCCGCCAACTCCGGTCACCCCGGCATGCCCATGGGCATGGCCGATATTGCCGAAGTCCTCTGGCGCGATGTGCTTAAGCACAACCCCAACAACCCGGCATGGGCGGACCGTGACCGCTTCGTGCTGTCCAACGGTCATGGCTCGATGCTGCTGTATGCGGTGTTGCACCTGACCGGCTATGACCTGGGCATCGACGACCTCAAGGCCTTCCGTCAGCTGCACTCGCGCACGCCCGGTCATCCCGAGTATGCCGAGACGCCGGGCGTGGAAACCACCACCGGGCCATTGGGGCAGGGTATTGCCAACGGTGTGGGCATGGCGCTGGCCGAGCGTTTGCTCGCCGCCGAGTTCAATCTCGATGGCCACGACATCGTCGATCATCACACCTATGTGTTCCTGGGTGACGGCTGCCTGATGGAGGGCATCAGCCATGAGGCCTGTTCGCTGGCCGGCACCCTGGGGCTGGGCAAGCTGATTGCGCTGTACGACGACAATGGCATTTCCATCGACGGCTCGGTCGATGGCTGGTTCCGCGACGATACGCCGGCCCGCTTCGAGTCGTATGGCTGGCAGGTGATCCGCAACGTCGATGGCCATGATGCCGAGGCCGTGCGCGCAGCGCTGGCCAAGGCCCAGGCCGAGACAGGCAAGCCGACATTGATCTGCTGCAAAACCATCATCGGTTTCGGTGCCACCAATGCCGGGTCGGCCGATACGCATGGCGCCCCGCTGGGTGGTGATGGCATTACGGCCGCCCGCTCCACGCTGGGCTGGGATGGCGAGGCTTTCGAGATTCCGGAGGTGGTTCGCACGGCCTGGGATCGACGGGAGCAAGGCGCCGCAGCGGAAGCTGCCTGGAACGAGCGTCTGGCTGCTTATCGTGCGGCTCACCCGGACAAGGCCGCCGAATTCGAGCGTCGGATGGCGGGTGATCTGCCGGCCGATCTCGTCGACAAACTCGCCCGGTTGGTCGAAGACGTTCAGGCCAACGGCAAGAAGAACGCGACGCGCAAGGCCTCACAGGCCGTGCTCAACGCCATTGCACCCGGCATGCCCGAACTGCTGGGCGGTTCGGCGGATCTGACGGGCTCCAACGGCACGATCTGGAAGGGCGTGGAGCCCGTGACGCCAGAGACGGTCAAGGGTCAGTACGTCAACTACGGCGTGCGCGAATTCGGCATGACGGCGATTGGCAACGGGGCCCGGCTACATGGCGGGTTCCTGCCGTTTTCCGGCACGTTCCTGACCTTCTCGGACTATGCCCGCAATGCCGTGCGCCTGGCTGCGCTCATGCGCATTCGAAATATTCTCGTCTATACCCACGATTCCATTGGGCTGGGCGAGGACGGCCCGACCCACCAGCCCATCGAGCACATCGGCAGCCTGCGGCTGATGCCCAACCTGGATGTCTGGCGGCCCTGTGATGATGTCGAGACGGCCGTGGCCTGGGAGTCCGCGCTGCTGCGCCAGGATGGGCCGACGGCGCTGGCACTGACCCGCCAGAACGTCGAGCACCAACCGCGCACGGCCGAGCAGCTCGCAGATGTGCGTCGCGGCGCCTACACCCTGTGGGAACCGGATGCCGAACCGGTCGCCGTGGTCATTGCCACCGGCTCCGAAGTGGAACTGGCCGTCGCCGCTGCCCAGGCCTTGTCGGCCGAGGGTACGCCGACGCGCGTGGTGTCCATGCCCTGCGAGGAAGTCTTCCTGCGGCAGACGCCCGAGTATCAGCAGCGCGTGCTGCCGGCGGCCGTGACCACCCGTGTGGCCATCGAAGCCGGTTCCACCGGGACCTGGTGGCGCTGGGTGGGAGCGACCGGGGCGGTCATCGGTATCGACAGCTTCGGCGTGTCGGCACCGGCTGGTGACGCTTACCAACATTTCGACCTGACGACAGATCGCATCACGAACACCGTGCGCGACTTGTTGAACTAA
- a CDS encoding NRDE family protein, with product MCLIAFAWQPDQACPLVVAANRDEFHDRPAQPLDWWPDTPNVVAGRDLRAGGTWLGVARGGRFAALTNYREMQQTEGDAPSRGALVADFLRGDMATLAYGEAIDLDRYAGFSLLLFDGDTFGFVGNRESRGVQRIEPGIHALSNGALNSPWPKVEQARSLLADALAAGGDTGALLDIMSHRDSAEDARLPDTGVGLELERFLAPMFICGARYGTRASTALRWAASGQVDIAERRFGPDGQPQGESSIRFQRQA from the coding sequence ATGTGCCTGATCGCGTTTGCCTGGCAGCCTGACCAGGCCTGTCCCCTGGTGGTGGCCGCCAATCGGGACGAATTTCATGACCGGCCGGCGCAGCCCCTGGATTGGTGGCCGGATACCCCGAATGTGGTTGCAGGCCGCGATTTGCGAGCGGGCGGCACCTGGTTGGGTGTGGCACGTGGCGGGCGTTTTGCTGCCCTGACCAACTACCGGGAAATGCAGCAAACCGAGGGCGATGCCCCGTCACGTGGCGCATTGGTCGCGGATTTCTTGCGCGGCGACATGGCCACGCTGGCCTATGGTGAAGCCATCGATCTGGATCGCTACGCGGGTTTCAGCCTCCTGCTGTTCGATGGCGACACGTTCGGGTTTGTTGGCAATCGCGAGTCGCGCGGGGTCCAGCGCATCGAACCGGGCATCCACGCGCTCTCCAACGGCGCGCTGAATTCTCCCTGGCCCAAGGTCGAGCAGGCGCGAAGCTTGTTGGCCGATGCGCTGGCGGCGGGCGGGGACACGGGCGCGTTGCTCGACATCATGAGTCATCGCGATAGCGCCGAGGATGCCCGGCTGCCGGACACCGGGGTGGGCCTGGAACTGGAGCGCTTTCTTGCGCCCATGTTCATTTGCGGTGCCCGCTACGGCACCCGAGCCAGCACCGCCCTGCGCTGGGCGGCCAGCGGCCAGGTGGACATCGCAGAACGTCGCTTTGGCCCGGATGGTCAGCCGCAGGGCGAATCATCCATCCGCTTTCAACGGCAGGCCTAG
- a CDS encoding TonB-dependent receptor family protein, translating into MRRTQLLWVLAFCAPASAQTLQLDPLLVEGEREPPAASVSSQDHQPGETSAGLSLADWLDAVPGIYAQNRYNLAQGLRPAIRGFGARAAFGVRGIQVLVDGVPLTLPDGQTELDVLDLEQVARVDVVRGPAAALFGNAAGGVIAIETRPIPEQATHQAQLTGGELGLRRWRLASGGPLGKPSGKPVTAAIQLGEQRLTGHRDHASSRVQRANVQGETRLASGQLRLRASALDVQAQDPGALTRAQAEQDPGQAAARNQSFDAGERIRQQRVQLRWQPITAADHAGSLQLYAGQRLFENHLPFESGGQVAFDRRFGGIGATLQRDLAAWRVTTGVDLQHQRDDRRRYDNLAGVRGSLTLDQREQATAAGVYASGERGLGTGWSLALALRVDHLRIAVDDHFLSDGEDSGDRRFDDLSWSMQLNRQLGGHWRAHLRAASAYESPTASELANPNGGGFDPSVDAADALSLETGVSGWLGAHQLSLVAFAMRIDDELVPYEVAGQPGRRFFRNSGQSQRRGVELDWSWSLSTQWTLQASYTANDFHFVTYQRDGQDFGGKRQPGTPRQQGQLALAWKTAAAGSRLSLYAVDSAYANDANTVRTPGYARLDLGAWWQPAGAWRLQGGINNLADVRHIDNTRINAFGGRYFEPAPGRHVYAELAWRF; encoded by the coding sequence ATGAGGCGAACCCAACTGCTTTGGGTGCTGGCGTTCTGTGCGCCGGCATCCGCCCAGACCCTGCAATTGGACCCCCTGCTGGTTGAAGGCGAGCGCGAGCCGCCGGCGGCCAGCGTGAGCTCCCAGGACCACCAACCCGGCGAGACCTCGGCCGGCCTGAGTCTGGCGGACTGGCTGGACGCCGTGCCCGGCATTTACGCGCAAAACCGCTACAACCTGGCCCAGGGCCTGCGGCCGGCCATCCGCGGTTTCGGCGCCCGTGCCGCCTTCGGTGTCCGCGGTATCCAGGTGCTGGTTGATGGGGTGCCGCTCACCCTGCCCGACGGCCAGACCGAGCTGGACGTGCTCGACCTGGAACAGGTGGCGCGCGTCGATGTGGTGCGCGGCCCGGCGGCCGCGCTGTTCGGCAACGCCGCTGGCGGTGTCATCGCCATCGAGACTCGCCCCATCCCGGAGCAGGCAACACACCAGGCCCAGCTGACCGGGGGCGAGCTGGGCTTGCGCCGCTGGCGGCTGGCCAGTGGCGGACCGCTAGGGAAACCGTCAGGCAAACCGGTCACCGCCGCCATCCAGCTGGGCGAGCAGCGGCTGACCGGCCATCGAGACCATGCCAGCAGCCGTGTCCAGCGGGCGAACGTCCAGGGCGAGACCCGCCTGGCGTCGGGCCAACTTCGCCTGCGCGCCAGCGCGCTGGACGTGCAGGCGCAAGATCCCGGTGCACTGACGCGAGCCCAGGCGGAGCAGGACCCGGGCCAGGCGGCGGCGCGCAATCAGAGCTTCGATGCCGGCGAGCGGATTCGGCAGCAACGTGTCCAGCTGCGCTGGCAGCCCATCACTGCAGCCGACCACGCCGGTTCGTTACAGCTCTACGCCGGTCAGCGGCTGTTCGAGAATCACTTGCCGTTCGAATCCGGCGGCCAGGTCGCCTTTGACCGTCGATTTGGCGGCATCGGCGCTACGCTGCAGCGCGACCTCGCAGCCTGGAGAGTCACGACCGGCGTGGATTTGCAGCACCAACGCGATGATCGCCGGCGCTACGACAACCTCGCCGGCGTGCGCGGCAGCCTGACGCTGGACCAACGCGAACAGGCCACAGCGGCCGGGGTTTATGCCTCCGGCGAGCGTGGCCTGGGCACAGGGTGGTCACTGGCACTGGCGCTGCGAGTCGACCACCTGCGCATTGCCGTTGACGATCACTTTCTGTCCGATGGTGAAGATTCAGGCGATCGGCGCTTCGATGATCTGAGCTGGTCGATGCAGCTCAATCGCCAGCTCGGTGGTCACTGGCGCGCGCACCTACGCGCCGCCAGCGCCTACGAATCACCCACCGCCAGCGAGCTGGCGAACCCGAACGGCGGCGGCTTCGATCCCAGCGTGGATGCCGCCGACGCCTTATCCCTGGAGACCGGTGTCAGCGGTTGGCTGGGCGCGCATCAGCTAAGCCTGGTCGCGTTTGCCATGCGCATTGATGACGAACTGGTCCCCTATGAAGTTGCGGGGCAGCCCGGGCGTCGCTTCTTCCGCAACAGTGGTCAGTCGCAGCGTCGGGGCGTCGAGTTGGATTGGTCCTGGTCGCTGTCCACGCAGTGGACACTGCAGGCCAGCTACACCGCCAACGACTTCCATTTCGTCACCTATCAACGCGATGGGCAGGATTTCGGGGGCAAGCGCCAACCCGGCACGCCACGGCAGCAAGGACAGCTCGCCTTGGCTTGGAAAACCGCCGCTGCGGGCAGCCGGCTGAGCCTGTATGCCGTGGACAGCGCCTATGCCAATGACGCGAATACCGTGCGTACGCCCGGCTATGCCCGTCTCGACCTCGGCGCCTGGTGGCAGCCTGCCGGGGCCTGGCGCCTGCAAGGCGGCATCAACAACCTCGCCGACGTCCGCCATATCGACAACACCCGGATCAACGCCTTTGGTGGCCGTTACTTTGAGCCGGCGCCCGGCCGGCATGTCTACGCGGAACTGGCCTGGCGCTTCTAA
- a CDS encoding phosphoglycerate kinase, with translation MKRMTDLDLANKRVLIREDLNVPLDGGRITSDARLKAALPTIRAARDAGARVMIMSHLGRPTEGQPEAKYSLQPVAEWLGEALGAPVPLITDWLTMDAPNPGDVVLCENVRFLEGEKADDEQLAKRMAALCDIYVMDAFGTAHRAQASTHGAGKFAPVACAGPLLAAELDALGQALGDPARPLVAIIGGSKVSSKLGVIESLIDKVDQLVLGGGIANTFLAATGVTVGASLHEPDLIETAQRIMAAVKAKGGDIPLPSDVVVATAFSADAPATVKPVDQIGEQDMVLDVGPDTRKTLAALLDGAGTIVWNGPVGVFEFDQFAGGTEAMSQAIAGSDAFSIAGGGDTLAAIDKYGIEQQVSYISTGGGAFLEFLEGKTLPAVAMLQARA, from the coding sequence ATGAAACGCATGACCGACCTGGACCTGGCCAATAAGCGGGTCCTGATTCGCGAAGATCTCAATGTGCCGCTGGACGGCGGTCGCATCACCTCTGACGCCCGGCTCAAGGCCGCCCTGCCCACGATTCGTGCGGCGCGTGATGCCGGTGCCCGCGTCATGATCATGTCTCATCTCGGCCGACCCACCGAGGGTCAGCCCGAGGCCAAGTACAGCCTGCAGCCTGTCGCCGAGTGGCTGGGCGAAGCCCTGGGCGCGCCCGTGCCGCTGATTACCGACTGGCTCACCATGGATGCGCCGAATCCTGGCGATGTGGTGTTGTGTGAGAACGTGCGCTTTCTCGAAGGGGAGAAGGCCGATGACGAGCAGCTGGCCAAGCGCATGGCGGCGCTGTGCGACATCTACGTAATGGACGCCTTCGGCACCGCGCATCGGGCCCAGGCGTCGACGCATGGCGCCGGCAAGTTTGCCCCGGTGGCTTGCGCCGGGCCGCTGCTGGCCGCTGAGTTGGATGCGCTGGGCCAGGCGCTGGGCGACCCCGCGCGGCCGCTGGTTGCGATCATCGGCGGGTCCAAGGTGTCATCCAAGCTGGGTGTCATCGAATCGCTTATCGACAAAGTCGACCAGCTCGTGCTCGGTGGCGGCATCGCCAACACTTTCTTGGCCGCGACCGGTGTGACCGTAGGGGCGTCGCTGCATGAGCCGGATCTGATCGAGACGGCCCAGCGAATCATGGCCGCCGTCAAGGCCAAGGGCGGCGATATTCCGCTGCCCAGTGACGTGGTCGTTGCCACTGCGTTTTCTGCCGACGCACCAGCCACGGTGAAGCCGGTGGACCAGATTGGCGAGCAGGACATGGTGCTCGACGTGGGGCCCGATACCCGCAAGACGTTGGCGGCGTTGCTCGATGGTGCGGGCACCATCGTCTGGAACGGCCCCGTCGGCGTGTTCGAGTTCGATCAGTTTGCCGGCGGCACCGAGGCCATGTCCCAGGCCATCGCAGGCTCAGATGCCTTTTCGATTGCGGGCGGCGGCGACACCCTTGCGGCCATCGACAAGTACGGCATCGAACAGCAGGTCTCCTATATCTCGACGGGCGGTGGCGCCTTTCTGGAATTCCTGGAAGGCAAGACGCTGCCCGCAGTCGCCATGCTGCAGGCCCGCGCCTAG
- the gap gene encoding type I glyceraldehyde-3-phosphate dehydrogenase, which translates to MATKIAINGYGRIGRNVLRALYESGRTDEIQIVAINDLGDANTNAHLTQYDTAHGKFPGTVSVEGDSMVVNGDKIKVLANRNPAELPWGELGVDVVLECTGFFASKDKAMAHIQGGAKHVVVSQPAGSDVKTIVYGVNHDTLESGDQIVSNASCTTNCLAPVAKALQDTVGIESGLMTTIHAFTNDQVLTDVYHSDLRRARSATQSMIPTKTGAAAAVGLVLPELKGKLDGFAIRVPTINVSIVDLTFKPGRATTADEINQIMKDAASSGPLSAVLNYNDAPLVSIDFNHDAASSTFDAGLTREIDGGLIKVCSWYDNEWGYSNRMLDTTLALAKA; encoded by the coding sequence ATGGCTACGAAGATCGCGATCAACGGGTACGGCCGCATCGGCCGCAATGTCCTGCGTGCGCTGTACGAGTCCGGCCGCACCGACGAAATCCAGATCGTTGCCATCAACGACCTGGGCGATGCCAACACCAATGCGCACCTGACCCAGTACGACACGGCCCACGGTAAGTTCCCGGGCACGGTCAGCGTCGAGGGCGATTCCATGGTCGTCAATGGCGACAAGATCAAGGTGCTGGCTAACCGCAATCCGGCCGAGCTGCCCTGGGGCGAGCTGGGCGTGGACGTGGTGCTGGAGTGCACCGGGTTCTTCGCCAGCAAGGACAAGGCCATGGCCCACATCCAGGGCGGTGCCAAGCACGTGGTTGTCTCGCAGCCGGCCGGCTCCGACGTCAAGACCATCGTCTATGGCGTCAACCACGACACGCTGGAATCTGGCGATCAGATCGTCAGCAACGCCTCCTGCACGACCAACTGCCTGGCGCCGGTTGCCAAGGCCCTGCAGGACACCGTGGGCATCGAGTCGGGCCTGATGACGACGATCCACGCGTTTACCAACGACCAGGTGCTGACCGACGTTTATCACTCGGATCTGCGTCGTGCGCGCTCGGCCACGCAGTCCATGATTCCGACCAAGACCGGTGCCGCCGCGGCCGTGGGTCTGGTGTTGCCGGAACTCAAGGGCAAGCTCGACGGCTTCGCGATCCGCGTGCCGACGATCAACGTGTCCATTGTTGACCTGACCTTCAAGCCGGGTCGTGCGACCACGGCGGACGAGATCAACCAGATCATGAAGGACGCCGCCAGCTCCGGTCCGTTGTCCGCCGTGCTGAACTACAACGACGCACCGCTGGTCTCCATCGACTTTAACCACGATGCCGCCTCCAGCACCTTTGATGCCGGCCTGACCCGCGAAATCGATGGCGGTCTGATCAAGGTCTGCTCCTGGTACGACAACGAATGGGGTTACAGCAACCGCATGCTGGACACCACGTTGGCCTTGGCCAAGGCCTGA
- a CDS encoding pteridine reductase, with protein MNALTDHPPVALITGAARRVGATIARRLHAEGYQVIVHYGRSSTEAEALVDTLNQQRDDSAQALQADVRDTTALQQLASAAQARWGRLDLLINNASTFYPTPLGELTESGFDDLIGTNLKAPLFLTQAAAPALRASGGCVINIVDIHAQRPKRGFTAYCAAKAGLDMITRGLAVELAPAIRVNGIAPGAILPPPDFDGPPEDWEQAAAAPVPLGRTGQAEEIAGLVLWLAGPAAAYVTGQIIAVDGGKSQA; from the coding sequence GTGAATGCGTTAACAGACCATCCCCCTGTTGCCCTGATCACCGGGGCCGCCCGACGCGTCGGCGCGACCATCGCTAGACGGCTTCATGCAGAGGGGTATCAGGTCATTGTCCACTACGGACGGTCATCAACGGAAGCCGAGGCCCTGGTCGATACGCTGAACCAGCAGCGCGACGACAGCGCGCAGGCCTTACAGGCGGATGTGCGCGACACGACCGCCTTGCAACAGTTGGCCAGCGCGGCGCAGGCGCGATGGGGGCGGCTGGACCTGCTGATCAACAATGCCTCCACCTTCTACCCCACGCCCCTGGGCGAGCTCACCGAGTCCGGTTTCGATGATTTGATCGGCACCAATCTCAAGGCCCCGTTATTCCTGACACAGGCTGCCGCACCGGCACTGCGCGCCAGCGGAGGCTGCGTGATCAATATTGTCGACATCCACGCGCAGCGGCCTAAACGTGGCTTCACGGCGTACTGCGCTGCCAAGGCCGGCCTGGACATGATCACCCGAGGACTGGCCGTGGAGCTGGCGCCGGCGATACGCGTCAATGGCATTGCACCGGGCGCCATCCTGCCGCCGCCCGATTTCGACGGGCCACCCGAAGACTGGGAGCAGGCCGCTGCGGCCCCCGTTCCGCTGGGCCGCACGGGTCAGGCCGAGGAAATCGCCGGTCTGGTGCTGTGGCTGGCCGGCCCCGCCGCGGCCTATGTCACCGGCCAGATCATTGCCGTGGACGGCGGCAAGTCTCAGGCCTAG
- a CDS encoding undecaprenyl-diphosphate phosphatase: MTWLQILVLALVQGITEFLPISSSAHLILVPVLLGWQDQGLAFDVAVHVGSLIAVVGYFWRDVWSVSQGTLGWLGGRGMNPDARLGLLVVLGTIPAGLAGLLFNDPIELYLRSPLVIAATTIGFGLLLWWADTRRGARTVEHMTWRDGLWIGVAQALALIPGTSRSGITMTAALMLGMQREAAARFSFLLAIPLIVLAGGLKTLELLSLDGPVDWAAIAGGTVLSAISAYACIHLFLGAINRMGFAPFVAYRLVLGILLLVLFLV; encoded by the coding sequence ATGACGTGGCTCCAGATTCTCGTGCTCGCGCTTGTTCAGGGCATCACCGAATTCCTACCGATCTCCAGCTCTGCGCATTTGATTCTGGTGCCCGTGTTGCTGGGCTGGCAGGACCAGGGGCTGGCATTCGATGTGGCCGTGCATGTCGGCTCGCTCATCGCGGTGGTCGGCTACTTCTGGCGCGATGTGTGGTCGGTCAGCCAAGGCACCCTGGGCTGGTTGGGCGGCCGGGGCATGAATCCAGATGCCCGGTTGGGGTTGTTGGTGGTGCTGGGCACGATTCCCGCCGGGTTGGCGGGGCTGTTGTTTAACGACCCCATCGAGCTGTATTTGCGCAGTCCGCTGGTGATTGCAGCAACCACTATCGGTTTCGGCCTGCTGCTTTGGTGGGCGGATACCCGGCGCGGGGCACGAACCGTCGAGCACATGACCTGGCGCGATGGGCTCTGGATCGGGGTCGCGCAGGCGCTGGCCTTGATCCCCGGCACTTCGCGTTCAGGCATCACCATGACCGCCGCGCTGATGCTCGGCATGCAGCGCGAGGCTGCAGCGCGGTTTTCGTTTCTGCTGGCCATCCCGCTGATCGTGCTGGCCGGTGGGCTCAAAACCCTGGAGCTCTTATCGCTGGATGGACCGGTGGATTGGGCGGCCATTGCCGGTGGCACGGTGCTCAGCGCAATTAGCGCCTACGCCTGCATCCATCTGTTCCTGGGCGCCATCAACCGAATGGGCTTCGCCCCGTTTGTGGCCTATCGCCTGGTGCTGGGCATCCTGCTGCTGGTGCTGTTTCTGGTCTGA
- a CDS encoding PQQ-dependent dehydrogenase, methanol/ethanol family — translation MGTQDRLGLHTGPRTATIALLGLGLTLAACSGERDTTAAPPAKAAEERTAWVDGDRIRAANETPGEWLSHGRTYDEQRHSPLDQINTDNVDQLGLAWHFKLDVDRGTEATPIVVDGVMYTTGPYSIVYALNPVTGELLWKFDPGIDRSIAGRACCGVVNRGVAPWKGKIYLGAFDGRLIAIDAKTGEQVWATQTVDTTKNYTITGAPRIIDGKVIIGNGGAELGVRGYVSAYDAETGEQLWRWYTVPGDPNKPAENAAMEAAQKTWFGDVYYKQGGGGTVWDSMAYDPELDLLYIGTGNGSPWNIKYRSEGKGDNLYLSSIVALKPDTGEYVWHYQTTPGDTWDYTATQHIVLADMEIDGDTRPVLMQAPKNGFFYVLDRATGELISAENFVPINWASGIDMETGRPIKTGLADYSDTPKLVVPSPYGAHNWQPMSYNPDTGLVYIPAQITGHLFEDEGKVPAHALNLWNVGLLPMKIPEDPAALQAVGQQFSGKLLAWDPVKQEAAWAVDYASPWNGGTLTTAGNLVFQGTADGRVTAYSADAGELLWESPANTGVIAAPMTYEIDGEQYVTFMAGWGGTFALVAAGAAEDIVRRQSESRVLTFKLGGKATLPPPKNDPITLPNPPALTANAEQIEAGRQLYHGLCAGCHGAAAISSGLVPDLRYMSDDTHAMFNQIVAGARADRGMPSFVHLLPVEQMALLHQYLIKRSHDLVALHDSREAE, via the coding sequence ATGGGAACCCAGGACAGACTCGGCCTGCACACAGGCCCGCGCACCGCAACCATTGCCCTGCTCGGGCTTGGCCTGACGCTCGCCGCATGCTCCGGAGAGCGCGACACCACCGCCGCGCCGCCTGCAAAGGCGGCTGAAGAACGCACCGCCTGGGTCGATGGTGACCGGATCCGCGCAGCCAACGAAACGCCCGGCGAATGGCTGAGCCACGGGCGCACCTACGACGAGCAGCGCCATTCGCCGCTGGACCAGATCAATACCGACAATGTCGATCAGCTCGGGCTGGCCTGGCACTTCAAGCTCGATGTGGACCGCGGCACGGAAGCCACGCCCATTGTCGTCGACGGGGTCATGTACACCACCGGCCCCTACAGCATCGTCTACGCGCTCAATCCCGTGACCGGCGAGCTACTGTGGAAGTTCGATCCGGGCATTGACCGCTCGATTGCCGGCCGCGCCTGCTGCGGCGTGGTCAACCGCGGTGTGGCTCCGTGGAAGGGAAAAATCTATCTCGGCGCCTTTGACGGCCGGTTGATCGCCATCGACGCCAAGACCGGCGAACAGGTCTGGGCCACCCAGACGGTCGACACCACGAAGAACTACACGATCACCGGCGCGCCGCGGATCATCGATGGCAAGGTCATCATCGGCAACGGCGGCGCCGAACTGGGCGTCCGCGGCTATGTCTCGGCCTACGATGCCGAGACGGGCGAGCAGCTCTGGCGCTGGTACACCGTGCCGGGCGATCCGAACAAGCCAGCGGAAAACGCGGCCATGGAAGCGGCCCAGAAGACCTGGTTCGGCGATGTCTACTACAAGCAGGGTGGCGGGGGCACGGTCTGGGATTCCATGGCCTACGACCCCGAACTGGATCTGCTCTACATCGGCACGGGCAACGGTTCGCCCTGGAACATCAAATACCGGTCCGAAGGCAAGGGCGACAATTTGTACCTGTCGTCCATCGTCGCGCTAAAACCCGACACAGGCGAGTATGTCTGGCATTACCAGACCACACCGGGGGACACCTGGGACTACACCGCCACCCAGCACATCGTACTCGCCGACATGGAAATCGACGGCGACACTCGGCCGGTGCTGATGCAGGCCCCTAAGAACGGCTTCTTTTACGTGCTGGACCGCGCCACGGGCGAACTGATCTCTGCCGAGAACTTCGTCCCGATCAATTGGGCCAGCGGCATCGATATGGAAACGGGCCGGCCGATTAAAACCGGCCTGGCGGACTACAGCGACACGCCCAAACTGGTCGTCCCCAGCCCCTATGGCGCCCATAACTGGCAGCCGATGAGCTACAACCCGGACACCGGACTGGTCTACATACCGGCACAGATCACCGGCCACCTGTTCGAGGATGAAGGCAAGGTTCCCGCCCATGCGCTCAACCTCTGGAACGTGGGCCTGCTGCCGATGAAAATCCCGGAAGACCCGGCGGCATTGCAGGCCGTTGGCCAGCAATTCTCCGGCAAGCTGCTGGCCTGGGATCCGGTTAAACAGGAGGCCGCCTGGGCGGTCGACTATGCCTCCCCCTGGAATGGCGGGACCTTGACCACCGCGGGCAACCTGGTCTTCCAGGGCACCGCTGACGGCCGGGTCACCGCGTACAGCGCCGATGCGGGCGAACTGCTGTGGGAGTCGCCTGCCAACACCGGGGTCATCGCCGCGCCGATGACCTACGAAATCGATGGCGAACAGTACGTCACATTCATGGCCGGCTGGGGCGGCACCTTTGCGCTGGTGGCGGCTGGTGCTGCTGAAGACATCGTGCGACGCCAGTCCGAGTCCCGCGTGCTGACCTTTAAACTGGGCGGCAAGGCCACACTGCCCCCGCCCAAGAATGACCCGATCACCCTGCCCAACCCTCCGGCACTGACCGCCAACGCAGAACAGATCGAGGCCGGGCGTCAGCTCTATCACGGGCTTTGCGCGGGTTGCCATGGGGCGGCAGCGATTAGCAGCGGCCTGGTGCCTGACCTGCGCTACATGTCCGATGACACCCATGCGATGTTCAATCAGATCGTGGCCGGTGCGCGGGCCGACCGCGGCATGCCGTCGTTCGTGCACCTGCTGCCCGTCGAGCAAATGGCGCTGTTACACCAGTACCTGATCAAGCGCTCGCATGATCTGGTGGCCCTGCACGACAGTCGCGAAGCCGAATGA